TTCCTCGCGGGGATCGGCAATTCGGCCGCGGTCGTCCTTGCTATTCCCATCATGGCGGACCTGGTGCCCAAACAGCACATGGGTCTGGCGACGGGGATCTTAGCGGCCGCCGGATCGATCGCCGCGCCTTTCGCGAGCCTCGTAGCTGGAGGGCTCGCGGACGTCTACGGGCCGCGAGTGATTTTCGCCGTCATGGCGACCATGACGCTCGTCGGCATGCTCCTGCTGCCCGGCGTGCAGCCGCCACCAGAGCTTGCCGCGCCGGGCGCGGAGTCCACGCGCACGTGAGACGGAGCAGGGCCGGACGGAGACGCCCAGCGGCGCGCTAGAGATCCCGCAGACTCTCCGCGAACAGATCCTCGACTTTCGGCTTCTCCTTGATGAATCCCTGCTCGAAGGAGAAGTCGATCGAGGTCTGCAACATGTCGCGGTTCCCCTTGACACCGTAGACAAAGGGATCATCGCCGACGATTTTGCGCGTCATCTGGACGTATTGGTTCCCGAAGAAGAGGGCAGAAGGAATGCTCTCCGAAAAGCGCTCCTGCCAGACCCGCTTCGATTCGAGGAAGGCCTTGTAGAGATTGAAGGGCAGCCACGGGTTGGCGCGATAGACGTCGCCCCGGACGGCGTATCCGTGGTTCGACGGAACAAACCCGTACTTCTTGACGAAGCGCTCCGCCTCCGCCATCCGGTCCGGGAAGAGCGGCTTCACTTTGCTCCAGTCGGCATCCTGCGCGCGGATCGTGGTCGATCGATCGATGATGTTCCATTCGCGCGAGAAGGCCCGCCCGACCGGCGCGGCATCGATCTCGTGATTCACGAGCATCGACGCGAGGCTCTTGTCCTCGGGAATGCGGTGGAACTTGATGCCTTCCATGGGCTTGAATCCCGTCGCGCCGCCGTGGCTGAATACCTCACTGCGCTCCATGTACCAGTCGACGCTGAACTGATCGACGCCGAAGTCGTGCTGCATCACCCCACGAAACCAGAGCGAGGCGGTCTGCTGGTATTCGCCGACCCCTACTCGCTTCCCCACCAGATCGTTGGGGGTCTTGATGCCGGAATCCACGTGGTAGGAATGCTCCATGTGCATGAACCGGCGGGATGGGAAGATGGGCAGCATGACCATGTCCGCGCCATGCGAGCGCGCGATCAGGTAAGAGGAGATGGACATCTCGGACAGCTCGAACTCCCAGAAGTTGAGCTGGCGCCAAAAGGTCTCGGAGGGGTCCGAATAGGTCGGGATCAGCTCGACGCCTTCGATTTCGACCTCGCCGCGGAGGAGCGGCTCGACGCGCTCATTCTTGCCCGTTACGAAGCTCAGCCTCAGCTTGCTTGCCACTCGCGTTGCTCCCCTCTCAGTCGTGAAATTTGATCCGTCGGCCCTGGATGATACTCCGATCAGCCAGACGGGGAGAAAGGCGTCATCACCCCTCGGTCGCGTCCTCTGATTCGGATGTTGGCTGACGTTCCATATCCCACGGGAGCACCCGGCTTTGAAACCCGGACGCGTTTCGGTGGCCACCGCCGCCGAACGCCCGCGCAATGGTCGAGACGTCGAAGCTGCCCGCGGATCGAAGAGAGAACTGCCAGACGCCGTCGGCCCGCAGGAAGAACGACGCCGCGAACGGATAGTCGGGGTACTTGGTGCGCAAGCGGTCGATGTGCTCCGAGCAGTTCATGTTCGGGATGTTGATGACCGGAACCGTATGGCCGCCGATGTCGCGAAACAGGGCGTGCGCGCATGCCGCCTCGCCGTACGCGTCGATATATTGCTGGACGGCCTTGCCGCGCTCGACCGCTTGCTCGAGGCCTGCCTCCACCAGCGCGTCCCACGATTCGAAAGTCATTGGAAGCGAGCTGATGTATGCCATCGCCCAGCGTGTCTCGTCGCCAAACCGAAAGCGCCACAGATCACGGTCCTCGACGATGTCGACGATCCATGGCCTCGGCTGGGCGCCCTGGGCGAAGTAGTCCCAAGCGATGCCGGCGCCGGAGCGCTCCATATCGAATTGACAGAACGGCAACCCATCGAG
This is a stretch of genomic DNA from Chloroflexota bacterium. It encodes these proteins:
- a CDS encoding MFS transporter, which gives rise to FLAGIGNSAAVVLAIPIMADLVPKQHMGLATGILAAAGSIAAPFASLVAGGLADVYGPRVIFAVMATMTLVGMLLLPGVQPPPELAAPGAESTRT
- a CDS encoding DHHA1 domain-containing protein, encoding MSENTLVIYHGGCFDGFTAAWAFRKLRPDVATTFRPAHHGERPPNVVGRDVYVLDFAYPRATMLEMAEGAARILVLDHHKTARDDLDGLPFCQFDMERSGAGIAWDYFAQGAQPRPWIVDIVEDRDLWRFRFGDETRWAMAYISSLPMTFESWDALVEAGLEQAVERGKAVQQYIDAYGEAACAHALFRDIGGHTVPVINIPNMNCSEHIDRLRTKYPDYPFAASFFLRADGVWQFSLRSAGSFDVSTIARAFGGGGHRNASGFQSRVLPWDMERQPTSESEDATEG